ACCTAAATTTAAAGTGTCAAAGGCAAGAACTCGGAGAAGAAGATCAATTAACATGAGAATGACTGCTCCGAATCTAATTAGCTGCTCAAGCTGCGGAAATAAGATCCTAAGACATAGAGTTTGTCCTAAGTGTGGATTTTACAAAGGGCAACAGGTTCTTGAATCTGTAGAGATGGCTTAGTCTTAATTTTTTAGAGGAGAATTGATTATGGATGAATTATTTAACCAGCTTAAAGAGTTGATTGTTGACAAATTAGAAGTTTCTGCAGATGCAGTAACTCTAGATGCGAGATTTAGAGAAGATCTTGGTGCTGATAGTTTAGATACTTATGAGTTAGTTTATGCGATTGAGTCTGAAATGGATATTGAAGTTCCAGATGAAAAAGCAAATGAGTTTGAAAAAGTATCTGATGCTTTAGATTATATTAAATCTCAAAAGAACTAATTTGAAAATTTCTTTTTTAAAGAAATTTAAAGAATCTAATTCTGTTTTGACCAGATCACGTCTGGTTGAACTTAAGACACTTACTAAAGAATTAGATATAAGGTTCAGAAGTTATGAACTTCTGAACCTTGCATTGACCCATCGTTCAGTTATAAGTAAATCACATCATAAATTAAATAATGAAAGGTTAGAATTTCTTGGTGATTCTGTATTAGGACTAGCTGTAACAGAGTATCTCTATCTTAAATTTCCCAATAGTAAAGAGGGTGATCTTGCTAAGATTAAATCCTATGTTGTTAGTGAAGAGGTCCTATCCCAGATAGGGTTCAATATCGGTTTAGATCGATTTTTACTAATTGGAAAGGGTGAAGAAGCTAGTGGAGGTAGGAAGAAGAAAGCAATTCTTGAAGACGCTTTTGAGGCCTTGCTAGGAGCATATTATCTAGATGTGGGGTATAAAAAGAGTAAATCCTTTATACTTTCTTTATTAGCACCAGAAATAGATAAAGTTCTTGATGGGGATTATAAAAAGGATTATAAAACTATTTTTCAAGAGTATATTCAGAAGAAAAGAAAGGTATGTCCTAAGTATAAGTTATTAAGAAAAAGTGGCCCTGACCATGATACGATGTTCATCTATCAAGTAATTGTAAGTGGTGAAGTTATGGGTACAGGTCGTGGTAAAAGTCGTAAAATTGCCGAGCAGAGTGCTGCTAAGACCGCATATAAAAAGATTATTGAAACTCCCTAGCACAGTTTATTAGTTTTTCTTTTGTGTTTAAAGATGGGAATTCTAGGGTTAAAACTAGAAGTTTCTTTAGAATAATTCCAATATTTGGTCCTGGAGTTAAGTTTAAACTTGTTATAAGATCATTTCCTGTTACATCAAGATCAGATATCTTAAATGGAAACTTATTTTCTATCTGTCTCTGTATTACTGTGAAAAGAGTTTTTAGAGAGTTTTTATCAACTGACTTCATTCCTAACCAGATTGTTCTTAGATCATATATATTATCAACTCCAACTTCAGATATAAATCTTCGTACCTGGAAATCACTCTTAATTTCATTTATGTCTATATGGATAAATTTTATTAGGTGTAGGGAGGAATTTATAAAGTTATTAGAGAGTTTTAACTCTTTAAGGCTTTCAAGATGGGTCTTCTCTGGAGTTATTGATAATAACCTAGAGAACTTAATATATGGTTTATTACTTTTAATACTGTCTATATCCTCTAAAGCCCTATTAAAAGTTTCATAGGAGTTATTAGAAACCTTAAAAATTGTAGGAAAGAGTATTTCTAACATTCCACAGTTAAAAAAATGTGTAAAGGCAATAGATGGCTTACTGCTTTTTAAAATTTTAATTAGTTCTTCACTAATTCTCTCTTTAGATACATCCTTTAGTTTGCTTAGAGTAGTAGCCATGGCAATATAGGTTAGTTTTTCAATTGTAAACTCAAGTTGTGCTGCAAAACGACAAGCTCTTACCAATCTTAATGCATCTTCATCGAATCGTTTTTCAGGAATTCCAATAGCCCTAATTATATTATGGCTTAAATCCTCCATGCCCCTATTAATATCTAAAATCTTTCCATTTTTAATATTGTAAGCTATAGAGTTTATTGTAAAATCTCTACGTAAAAGATCCTCTTCAATAGATGGGGTAAACTGGATTTTATCTGGTCTTCTTCCATCGGTATATTTACCATCAATTCTATAAGTAGTTATTTCAAAGCTCTGATCACCAATTAAAATTGTAACAGTTCCATGTTTTATTCCGGTAGGAATCACTCTTTTGAATAGTTTAATAACTTGCTCAGGTTTTGCATTGGTTGTAAGGTCAAAATCCTTAGCTTTTTTGCCAAGAAGCTGATTTCTTATTGCTCCACCAACTAAATAACATTGAAAGCCAGAATTATCTAGAGTATTACTTATATATTTAATCTCTTCAGGTATAAATAAATCCATGTTTAGCAAATTATAACCTTGTAACTTAATTGTCAATGACTTTATAGTAAAACAATGAAGTGCGTTTTAATAACAGGTGGGGAGAGACCACCTTTTTATATGGTTAGAGAGTTAATTAAAGCTGACTATACATGTATTGCTGATTCGGGATTTGATTGGGCTTATGAAAATAGTTTGGAATTTAATATAATTGTTGGAGATATGGACTCGGTTAAAAAGTTAAAAGAGTTTAATAGTATTGATAAAAAAAGATTCTTAAGCTACCTGTGGATAAGGATGATACAGATACTCTATTTGCATTAAAACATCTTCACTCCCTAAAACCAAGCTCTATTACTATTGTTGGCGGGGGTGGTGGACGGATAGACCACTTATTAGGTATTTTTTCCCTTTTGAAAACTGATCTAGCCCCAAATATTTGGATTACAGGTAGGGAGATCATTTACAGGGTTTCCGGACTTTTTTCATTAAAAGATTTTCTAGGAAGTTCTATTTCGGTTTTTCCTTTGGATAAAGATGTTTGCAGTATTAACTCTTATGGTTTAAAATGGGACTTAGACTCAGTAGATTGGAAGTATAAATCTATAGGTATAAGTAACTATGTCCAGTTAGAAGATGGGTGGATAGATTCTGGTAATAATCAAATACTTATAATTATACCTATTAATAGGAAATGTTTTGAATAATAAAAATTTTAATGATCTTGCCCATAATTTAAGTGACTCAGAAAAAAAATCTTTATTGAATCAGATAAACGATAATTTAACAGCAAATCCTATTCAGGTTGATGAAAAATATGCAAGTTTTATTGAAAAAGAGAATAAAGACTTTAAAACCAAGAGCCTTAAAAAAGATGTACAAGAACTTGGTTTTTTTCAAAAGCTTTTTTTAAATATTAGAAGTTTTATCTTAGGTAAAGACATTTTAGAAGTATATAATCATGACTTATTACAGAATATAGAGAGGAGAATTGTATATAGTGCACCCACCCTTGTAAGTGTAAAGCAAAAGAGGTTTACAAGCTTAATAATAAATGATTTTTTAAAAATAAACTCCCTGTCACTCCCTTTTGTAGAGTGTTTTGCAGAGCTATGGGATAGCCCTATAGCTCTAGAGAGATTGATTGGGGCTATAATAGGAGAAAGATATAATTCTATTAAAAGCAATTTGTATGACTTTCTACGGGAGTCAGAAATTGATAAGAGTATAGCCGCTGGGGAGAATCTAGAAACAATAAAAAAAAATCTCTTAAGGTCTATGTATGATTATAGGAAAAAAATACCAGATTTTATTTTCCCTGAGTCCGAAGATGAGCTCTTAAGTTTAATATCTTTAAAGAATATTGTAATGTATAATTACTCTCCTATGTTTAAATTAATGGGTATTAATCAGGGGGATGATTTTAGCTCTGTTTCTAGTAAAACTGTCTCTATGAACCTTGTAGTTAAGTATTTAGAGGAGTTTTATAAGCTACTAATACATTTTACAGGGTCTAACCTTCAAAGAACCAGTATTACTGCTATTTATGAGATGACAAAGATTAATGATGATGGTGATGATTCTGAATTATGGGATAGTTATACTAAGCTATCAGAGAAACTTAAAAATATGACTGTAGTTTATCCATTTGACGATATTATAAAATACTCTAGGAATAATCCCTTTTATAAAATAGATTTTTCAATTCCAAAAATAGATATGGAAGAGTTTTATTTCTCAGCTTTAAAAAAAGAGATGATGTCTGAACTAACTACG
Above is a genomic segment from Thiospirochaeta perfilievii containing:
- the rpmF gene encoding 50S ribosomal protein L32, which gives rise to MAVPKFKVSKARTRRRRSINMRMTAPNLISCSSCGNKILRHRVCPKCGFYKGQQVLESVEMA
- the acpP gene encoding acyl carrier protein, translating into MDELFNQLKELIVDKLEVSADAVTLDARFREDLGADSLDTYELVYAIESEMDIEVPDEKANEFEKVSDALDYIKSQKN
- the rnc gene encoding ribonuclease III — protein: MTRSRLVELKTLTKELDIRFRSYELLNLALTHRSVISKSHHKLNNERLEFLGDSVLGLAVTEYLYLKFPNSKEGDLAKIKSYVVSEEVLSQIGFNIGLDRFLLIGKGEEASGGRKKKAILEDAFEALLGAYYLDVGYKKSKSFILSLLAPEIDKVLDGDYKKDYKTIFQEYIQKKRKVCPKYKLLRKSGPDHDTMFIYQVIVSGEVMGTGRGKSRKIAEQSAAKTAYKKIIETP
- a CDS encoding CCA tRNA nucleotidyltransferase, with product MDLFIPEEIKYISNTLDNSGFQCYLVGGAIRNQLLGKKAKDFDLTTNAKPEQVIKLFKRVIPTGIKHGTVTILIGDQSFEITTYRIDGKYTDGRRPDKIQFTPSIEEDLLRRDFTINSIAYNIKNGKILDINRGMEDLSHNIIRAIGIPEKRFDEDALRLVRACRFAAQLEFTIEKLTYIAMATTLSKLKDVSKERISEELIKILKSSKPSIAFTHFFNCGMLEILFPTIFKVSNNSYETFNRALEDIDSIKSNKPYIKFSRLLSITPEKTHLESLKELKLSNNFINSSLHLIKFIHIDINEIKSDFQVRRFISEVGVDNIYDLRTIWLGMKSVDKNSLKTLFTVIQRQIENKFPFKISDLDVTGNDLITSLNLTPGPNIGIILKKLLVLTLEFPSLNTKEKLINCAREFQ
- a CDS encoding DUF5312 family protein, producing the protein MNNKNFNDLAHNLSDSEKKSLLNQINDNLTANPIQVDEKYASFIEKENKDFKTKSLKKDVQELGFFQKLFLNIRSFILGKDILEVYNHDLLQNIERRIVYSAPTLVSVKQKRFTSLIINDFLKINSLSLPFVECFAELWDSPIALERLIGAIIGERYNSIKSNLYDFLRESEIDKSIAAGENLETIKKNLLRSMYDYRKKIPDFIFPESEDELLSLISLKNIVMYNYSPMFKLMGINQGDDFSSVSSKTVSMNLVVKYLEEFYKLLIHFTGSNLQRTSITAIYEMTKINDDGDDSELWDSYTKLSEKLKNMTVVYPFDDIIKYSRNNPFYKIDFSIPKIDMEEFYFSALKKEMMSELTTVFDVREKAVIKVLFDSFFSNYDLLQLNNYNVLKDFDPIKLSLPYFKYIETINILLNFLKHYYIREYKDILFVLSKHILEKNHVLQSRSLEVSIGVETLLERILKFDRSLAHDSESGKTMRTLFNTVATNRQNLRMYKAFIKQKDEEALELCSLGAKLLLELDKLINQTVKNPSDTIKLQVSAIHPSISRKSTLKDILLDKSKELKKFLDIYNKKIIFDSEKR